The Cystobacter fuscus DSM 2262 genome includes a region encoding these proteins:
- a CDS encoding MBL fold metallo-hydrolase, which produces MSETIAGAPPPPPVAVPRLASVVVPYRRTPTGVELFWVKREKALAFAGGFYAFPGGKVDKADAAVPVRGASGQEAALRAAAARELLEETGVLVAEGAERLSPEAVTALRRALLAGESPWGELLERHGLVLRAEDFPAAGRWVTPEFAPVRFDTFFYLVEVDEGMRAEWWAGELSEAAWVTPAEALSRWEVGTALLHPPAVHVLRVMARFGSREAALAELASPPLAPDFIARRIEYHQGVRVFPVRTATLPPATHTNVYVLGNGELLLVDPGAGDEEELEGLLEMVEGLVAEGARVKAVVLTHHHGDHIGGVGAVTARLNAPLWCHARTADRVPVPTERLLEDGEVLELAGSPPQRWRVLHTPGHARGHLCLVDERTRAAVVGDMVAGVGSIVIDPPEGDMGEYLRQLARLRDWPVTTLHPAHGMAIPDGPGKLQEYLDHRAAREARIVAAVPEEGVTLAQVVERAYTETPAFLLPIAERSALAVLLKLREEGRVREESGRYFPA; this is translated from the coding sequence ATGAGTGAGACAATCGCCGGAGCGCCTCCGCCTCCCCCCGTCGCGGTGCCCCGGCTCGCGTCGGTGGTGGTGCCCTACCGCCGCACGCCCACGGGGGTGGAGCTGTTCTGGGTGAAGCGCGAGAAGGCGCTCGCCTTCGCGGGCGGCTTCTATGCCTTTCCCGGCGGGAAGGTGGACAAGGCGGACGCGGCGGTGCCGGTGCGGGGGGCCTCGGGGCAGGAGGCGGCGTTGCGGGCGGCCGCGGCGCGCGAGCTGCTGGAGGAGACCGGGGTGCTGGTGGCCGAGGGCGCCGAGCGCCTCTCCCCCGAGGCGGTGACGGCGCTGCGCCGGGCGCTCCTGGCGGGTGAGTCGCCGTGGGGGGAGTTGCTCGAGCGGCACGGGCTCGTGCTGCGGGCCGAGGACTTCCCGGCGGCGGGGCGGTGGGTGACGCCGGAGTTCGCGCCCGTGCGCTTCGACACCTTCTTCTATCTGGTGGAGGTGGACGAGGGGATGCGGGCGGAGTGGTGGGCCGGGGAACTGTCGGAGGCGGCGTGGGTGACGCCGGCCGAGGCGCTCTCTCGCTGGGAGGTGGGCACGGCGCTCCTGCACCCGCCCGCGGTGCACGTGCTGCGGGTGATGGCGCGCTTCGGCTCGCGCGAGGCGGCGCTGGCGGAGCTGGCCTCGCCGCCGCTCGCTCCGGACTTCATCGCGCGGCGCATCGAGTACCACCAGGGCGTGCGGGTGTTCCCCGTGCGCACGGCGACCCTGCCTCCGGCCACGCACACCAACGTGTACGTGCTGGGCAATGGGGAGCTGCTGCTCGTGGACCCCGGGGCGGGGGACGAGGAAGAGCTGGAGGGGTTGCTGGAGATGGTGGAGGGGCTGGTGGCGGAAGGGGCCCGGGTGAAGGCGGTGGTGCTCACCCACCACCATGGAGACCACATCGGGGGCGTGGGCGCGGTGACGGCGCGGCTGAACGCGCCCCTGTGGTGCCATGCGCGCACGGCGGATCGGGTGCCCGTGCCGACGGAGCGGCTCCTGGAGGACGGGGAGGTGCTGGAGCTGGCGGGCAGTCCGCCCCAGCGCTGGCGGGTGTTGCACACGCCGGGACACGCGCGGGGCCACCTGTGCCTGGTGGACGAGCGCACGCGCGCGGCGGTGGTGGGTGACATGGTGGCGGGCGTGGGCTCCATCGTCATCGATCCGCCCGAGGGGGACATGGGCGAGTACCTGCGGCAGCTCGCGCGGCTGCGGGACTGGCCGGTGACGACGCTGCACCCGGCGCACGGCATGGCGATTCCGGATGGGCCGGGCAAGCTCCAGGAGTACCTGGACCACCGGGCGGCGCGCGAGGCCCGCATCGTGGCGGCGGTGCCCGAGGAGGGGGTCACGCTGGCGCAGGTGGTGGAGCGCGCCTACACGGAGACGCCCGCGTTCCTGCTGCCCATCGCGGAGCGCAGCGCCCTGGCGGTGTTGCTGAAGCTGCGGGAGGAGGGAAGGGTGCGCGAGGAGTCCGGCCGCTACTTCCCGGCCTGA
- a CDS encoding dihydrofolate reductase: protein MTLSAIVAMASNRCIGRDNTLPWRLPADLQRFKRLTLGHTLLMGRKTYESIGRPLPGRTMLVVTRQQGWAPEGIEVAHSLEEALARARGDEVFLAGGAQLYEQAMDRVRRLYLTRIDREYEGDTFFPEVDLSTWRLTAEEFHPATDTTPPFAFLTYER, encoded by the coding sequence ATGACGCTGTCGGCCATCGTGGCGATGGCATCCAACCGCTGCATCGGCCGGGACAACACCCTGCCCTGGCGCCTGCCGGCGGACCTCCAACGATTCAAGCGGCTCACCCTGGGACACACGCTCCTCATGGGCCGCAAGACGTACGAGTCCATCGGTCGGCCGCTGCCCGGCAGGACGATGCTCGTGGTGACGCGCCAACAGGGTTGGGCCCCCGAGGGCATCGAGGTGGCGCACTCGCTGGAGGAGGCCCTCGCGCGGGCACGCGGCGACGAGGTCTTCCTCGCGGGAGGCGCCCAGCTCTACGAGCAGGCGATGGACCGGGTGCGTCGGCTGTACCTCACACGCATCGACCGCGAGTACGAGGGCGACACCTTCTTCCCCGAGGTGGATCTGTCCACCTGGCGCCTCACCGCCGAGGAGTTCCATCCGGCCACCGACACCACGCCGCCCTTCGCCTTCCTCACTTACGAGCGGTGA
- a CDS encoding GNAT family N-acetyltransferase yields MCAIELVDLALQPNNPDYKILVADRDGTLVGYVCYGPTPMTEGTYDLYWIASDPEVRGQGVGASLVSGMEADLRRRTARIIRVETSATEAYGPTRGFYASMKYMEEARIRDFYKVGDDLIILTKRV; encoded by the coding sequence GTGTGCGCCATCGAGCTCGTCGATCTCGCGCTTCAGCCGAATAACCCCGACTACAAGATCCTCGTCGCGGACCGGGACGGCACGCTCGTGGGCTACGTGTGCTACGGCCCCACGCCGATGACGGAGGGCACGTACGACCTGTACTGGATCGCCTCGGACCCCGAGGTGCGGGGCCAGGGCGTGGGCGCCTCGCTGGTGTCGGGCATGGAGGCGGACCTGCGCCGCCGGACGGCCCGCATCATCCGCGTGGAGACGAGCGCCACGGAGGCCTACGGTCCCACCCGCGGCTTCTACGCCTCCATGAAGTACATGGAGGAGGCGCGCATCCGCGACTTCTACAAGGTCGGCGACGACCTCATCATCCTCACCAAGCGGGTCTGA
- a CDS encoding thymidylate synthase, translating into MTPYLALLEHVLHHGTKKSDRTGTGTLSVFGHQMRFDLTRGFPLVTTKKLHLKSIIHELLWMLAGGTNVHALQAHGVTIWDEWADAEGNLGPIYGHQWRSWSTPEGGAIDQMTQLVEGLKKNPDSRRHLVSAWNVADLGAMKLPPCHILFQFYVANGRLSCQLYQRSADIFLGLPFNIASYALLTMMVAQVTGLEAHEFIHTSGDAHLYLNHVEQAREQLKREPRPLPRMTLNPAVRSLFDFKYEDFTLSGYEPHPAIKAPVAV; encoded by the coding sequence ATGACACCCTACCTCGCCCTGCTCGAGCACGTCCTGCATCACGGCACGAAGAAGAGCGACCGCACCGGCACCGGCACGCTGAGTGTCTTCGGCCATCAGATGCGCTTCGATCTCACGCGGGGCTTCCCCCTGGTGACGACGAAGAAGCTCCACCTCAAGTCCATCATCCACGAGCTGTTGTGGATGCTCGCGGGCGGCACGAACGTGCACGCGCTCCAGGCGCACGGTGTCACCATCTGGGACGAGTGGGCCGACGCCGAGGGCAACCTCGGCCCCATCTACGGCCACCAGTGGCGCTCCTGGTCCACGCCCGAGGGGGGCGCCATCGATCAGATGACCCAGCTCGTCGAGGGGCTGAAGAAGAACCCCGACTCGCGGCGCCACCTGGTGAGCGCGTGGAACGTGGCGGACCTGGGCGCCATGAAGCTGCCGCCCTGTCACATCCTGTTCCAGTTCTACGTGGCCAACGGGCGGCTGTCCTGCCAGCTCTACCAGCGCAGCGCGGACATCTTCCTGGGCTTGCCCTTCAACATCGCCTCCTACGCCCTGCTGACGATGATGGTGGCGCAGGTGACGGGGCTCGAGGCCCATGAGTTCATCCACACCTCGGGCGACGCGCACCTGTACCTCAACCACGTGGAGCAGGCGCGCGAGCAGCTGAAGCGCGAGCCCCGGCCCCTGCCCCGGATGACGCTCAACCCGGCCGTCCGCTCGCTCTTCGACTTCAAGTACGAGGACTTCACACTCAGTGGGTACGAGCCCCACCCCGCCATCAAGGCCCCGGTGGCCGTATGA
- a CDS encoding DMT family transporter has protein sequence MQSSTTDLLSARREPLSGVYAALFLQVVINAGTYLAGKRAMEELPPLTVVMWRFLLSATLFCLLLAFTPGPKLPPRSEWRRVFMLGLLAGPLNQVLFFHGLSRSTAAHAALLYALTPLGVYLLGLVRGQERASSRAVLGILTAFTGVVVLLLGRGLASARGSLLGDLLILGAVIAWIAYTTEGKPFASAHGSVRSTAWSMVAAALLLLPVAPFVLEPSRTFSASPSALGSIAYLAVLTSVVAYLIWYYALTKVPASHAAIFSNLQPVMTALAAWLLLGESLHGELILGGALVLVGVRLTQRAPTVPGRPAVQRA, from the coding sequence GTGCAGTCCTCCACCACCGATCTCCTTTCCGCTCGGCGCGAGCCGCTCAGCGGGGTCTACGCGGCGCTGTTCCTGCAAGTCGTCATCAACGCGGGGACGTATCTGGCCGGCAAGCGCGCCATGGAGGAACTGCCCCCGCTCACGGTGGTGATGTGGCGCTTCCTGCTCAGCGCCACCCTCTTCTGCCTGCTGCTCGCCTTCACGCCCGGACCCAAGCTGCCGCCGCGCTCCGAGTGGCGCCGCGTGTTCATGCTCGGCCTGCTCGCGGGCCCGCTCAACCAGGTGTTGTTCTTCCACGGGCTGTCCCGCTCCACCGCGGCCCACGCGGCGCTGCTCTACGCGCTGACGCCGCTGGGCGTGTACCTGCTGGGGCTCGTGCGCGGGCAGGAGCGGGCCTCGTCGCGCGCGGTGCTCGGCATCCTCACGGCCTTCACTGGCGTGGTGGTGCTGTTGCTCGGGCGGGGGCTGGCCTCGGCGCGCGGCTCGCTGCTGGGGGATCTGCTCATCCTCGGCGCGGTGATCGCGTGGATCGCCTACACCACCGAGGGCAAGCCCTTCGCCTCCGCCCATGGCTCGGTGCGCTCCACCGCGTGGAGCATGGTGGCCGCCGCCCTGCTCCTGCTGCCCGTGGCCCCCTTCGTCCTCGAGCCCTCGCGCACCTTCTCCGCGAGCCCCTCCGCCCTGGGCAGCATCGCCTATCTGGCCGTCCTCACGTCCGTGGTGGCCTACCTCATCTGGTACTACGCCCTGACCAAGGTGCCCGCCTCACACGCGGCCATCTTCTCCAACCTCCAGCCGGTGATGACGGCGCTCGCCGCGTGGCTCCTGCTCGGCGAGTCCCTGCATGGGGAGCTGATCCTCGGCGGCGCCCTGGTGCTCGTTGGCGTGCGGTTGACCCAGCGCGCCCCCACGGTGCCCGGGCGCCCGGCCGTCCAGCGCGCCTAA
- a CDS encoding FTR1 family protein codes for MKRTGLLLLSLLLTAPVATAAESESEARTWHRLVGILQYLQADYPAAVESKSDFELAEQRSFIAEATEAARELGRPGETFVARLEEIKARVDKAADPEGVSQDCGALVEDLVLAGGLARSPRMAPDLKVGERVYQESCAACHGADGRAQVPIAQTMEPRPTNFHDAEIMGGLTPYKAFNTVGFGVPGTAMPGYPTLTEEERWGLAFFLFTLRQPPCDAVPPRVSLEKLANATDNELVQAYGQEHLACLRRKMPDVDAERGLLVTREYVEQALKLGASGDMLGARNALLDAYLKGLEPVEVTLRARNPDLVLKLEKAFLDTRVAAERKSPHLQDEGRVLLSLLDEARRDSGDTMSFLSVIWITLLILLREGFEATIIIAALLAMLRKMQAPEYARVVHLGWVSALVVGALAFIFGRHLMNGANREMLEGIAGLVAVAMLLYAALWLNARANMSKFMGELREKMKGALGRGSMMGLFAIAFTSALRESVETAIFLQGLALDSASGVAWGCAAGAVALTVLVLFVNRVGYKLPMKTLFKASTVLLVVTAIILLGKAIRALQEVALVPIHPIRFVTIDLLGIYPDAMSLIPQAVLTAIPLALLLIKRRGGGTASLADTSSQAEAQAGK; via the coding sequence GTGAAGCGCACCGGTCTACTGCTCCTGTCCCTGCTGCTCACGGCGCCGGTGGCCACCGCCGCCGAGAGCGAGTCCGAAGCGCGCACCTGGCACCGCCTGGTGGGCATTCTGCAGTACCTGCAGGCGGACTATCCGGCGGCGGTGGAATCCAAGTCGGACTTCGAGCTGGCCGAGCAGCGCAGCTTCATCGCCGAGGCCACCGAAGCGGCGCGCGAGCTGGGACGCCCCGGGGAGACGTTCGTCGCGCGGCTGGAGGAGATCAAGGCCCGGGTGGACAAGGCCGCGGATCCCGAGGGCGTCAGCCAGGACTGCGGCGCGCTGGTGGAGGATCTGGTGCTCGCGGGGGGACTGGCCCGCAGCCCGCGGATGGCGCCGGACCTGAAGGTGGGCGAGCGTGTCTACCAGGAGAGCTGCGCGGCCTGTCACGGCGCGGACGGACGCGCGCAGGTGCCCATCGCCCAGACGATGGAGCCGCGTCCCACCAACTTCCATGACGCGGAGATCATGGGCGGGCTCACGCCCTACAAGGCCTTCAACACGGTGGGCTTCGGCGTGCCCGGCACCGCCATGCCGGGCTATCCCACCCTGACCGAGGAGGAGCGTTGGGGCCTGGCCTTCTTTCTCTTCACGCTCCGCCAGCCCCCGTGTGACGCCGTGCCGCCCCGCGTGTCGCTGGAGAAGCTCGCCAACGCCACGGACAACGAGCTCGTCCAGGCCTATGGGCAGGAGCACCTCGCGTGCCTGCGCCGGAAGATGCCGGACGTGGACGCGGAACGCGGCCTGCTGGTGACGCGCGAGTACGTGGAACAGGCGCTCAAGCTGGGCGCCTCCGGGGACATGCTGGGCGCGCGCAACGCGCTGCTGGACGCCTACCTCAAGGGGCTGGAGCCGGTGGAGGTGACGCTCCGGGCGCGCAACCCCGACCTGGTGCTCAAGCTGGAGAAGGCCTTCCTGGACACGCGCGTGGCCGCCGAGCGCAAGAGCCCGCACCTCCAGGACGAGGGCCGCGTCCTGCTGTCGCTGCTGGATGAGGCGCGCCGGGACAGTGGCGACACGATGAGCTTCCTGTCGGTCATCTGGATCACCCTGCTCATCCTGCTGCGCGAGGGCTTCGAGGCGACCATCATCATCGCCGCGCTGCTGGCGATGCTGCGCAAGATGCAGGCGCCCGAGTACGCGCGCGTGGTGCACCTGGGCTGGGTGTCCGCGCTGGTGGTGGGGGCGCTCGCCTTCATCTTCGGCCGGCACCTGATGAACGGGGCCAACCGCGAGATGCTCGAGGGCATCGCCGGGCTCGTGGCGGTGGCGATGCTGCTGTACGCGGCGCTGTGGCTCAACGCGCGCGCCAACATGAGCAAGTTCATGGGCGAGCTGCGCGAGAAGATGAAGGGGGCGCTGGGCCGCGGCAGCATGATGGGCCTGTTCGCCATCGCCTTCACCTCGGCGCTGCGCGAGAGCGTGGAGACGGCCATCTTCCTGCAGGGGCTCGCGCTCGACTCGGCGTCGGGCGTGGCCTGGGGGTGCGCCGCGGGCGCCGTGGCGCTCACCGTGCTCGTCCTCTTCGTCAACCGCGTGGGCTACAAGCTGCCCATGAAGACGCTCTTCAAGGCGTCCACCGTGCTGCTGGTGGTCACCGCCATCATCCTCCTGGGCAAGGCGATCCGTGCCCTCCAGGAGGTCGCCCTGGTGCCCATCCACCCCATCCGCTTCGTCACCATCGACCTGCTCGGCATCTACCCCGACGCCATGTCCCTCATCCCCCAGGCGGTGCTCACCGCCATTCCGCTCGCCCTGCTCCTCATCAAGCGGCGCGGCGGCGGAACGGCGAGCCTGGCGGACACCTCGTCCCAGGCCGAGGCTCAGGCCGGGAAGTAG
- a CDS encoding HD domain-containing protein — protein MRIRDPIHGTIDVSGEEKAVIDSRFYQRLRHVRQLGFGDLAFPGGTHTRHAHSLGAMHVASRVFLAVTARSGLPTPVRERFNAAVRLAVLCHDLGHMPLSHASESIAPRRALLRLPAWLDSVAEGEQATHEDFTAKLLLDSSLTPLIQESYAPLGITPEAAVGLITGAKLPRDPGFSHEGVDWTPLLRAIVSGELDADRMDYLLRDSFYTGVNYGRYDMDWLVSNLNPAIKDGRAYLALSRAAAFAFEDFLLSRHHMFLSVYYHHTSVNFDHMLRRYYEEAPGEFEIPADPEGFLYCDDVALWYTLRRSKNRWAQRIASRQGFKLLAQFTERDVGYDLEVLRSALVTGGFEHFTVESRGVLSKYFSEGSGPSLFIIDVSTGRLTEVARYTPLYQRYKGAVRLSRVYVRPDQIEDARNMMARLLGQVVRE, from the coding sequence ATGCGGATTCGTGACCCCATCCACGGCACCATCGATGTGAGTGGCGAGGAGAAGGCCGTCATTGACAGCCGGTTCTACCAACGGCTTCGCCACGTGCGCCAACTGGGCTTCGGCGACCTGGCATTCCCGGGGGGCACCCATACCCGGCATGCGCATTCGCTCGGCGCCATGCACGTGGCCTCCCGGGTCTTCCTCGCCGTCACCGCCCGCTCGGGTCTGCCCACGCCGGTGCGCGAGCGCTTCAACGCCGCCGTCCGGCTCGCCGTGCTGTGTCATGACCTGGGGCACATGCCCCTGTCCCATGCCTCCGAGAGCATCGCCCCCCGGCGTGCGCTGCTGCGGCTCCCGGCCTGGTTGGACTCCGTGGCGGAGGGCGAGCAGGCCACGCACGAAGATTTCACCGCCAAGCTTCTGTTGGACAGTTCACTCACGCCCCTCATCCAGGAGAGCTACGCGCCCCTGGGCATCACCCCCGAGGCGGCGGTGGGGCTCATTACCGGGGCGAAGCTCCCGAGGGATCCCGGCTTCTCCCACGAGGGGGTGGACTGGACGCCGCTGTTGCGCGCCATCGTGTCCGGGGAGCTGGACGCGGACCGCATGGACTACCTGCTGCGCGACTCGTTCTACACGGGCGTGAACTATGGCCGGTACGACATGGACTGGCTGGTGTCCAACCTGAACCCGGCCATCAAGGACGGGCGCGCCTATCTGGCGTTGAGCCGGGCGGCGGCGTTCGCCTTCGAGGACTTCCTGCTCAGCCGCCACCACATGTTCCTGTCGGTGTACTACCACCACACCTCGGTGAACTTCGATCACATGCTGCGGCGCTACTACGAGGAGGCGCCCGGCGAGTTCGAGATCCCCGCCGACCCCGAGGGCTTCCTCTACTGTGACGACGTGGCGCTCTGGTACACGCTGCGCCGCTCGAAGAACCGCTGGGCCCAGCGCATCGCGTCGCGCCAGGGCTTCAAGCTGCTCGCGCAGTTCACCGAGCGCGACGTGGGTTATGACCTGGAGGTGCTGCGCAGCGCGCTGGTGACGGGCGGCTTCGAGCACTTCACGGTGGAGTCCCGGGGCGTGCTCTCCAAGTACTTCTCGGAGGGCTCGGGGCCGAGCCTGTTCATCATCGACGTGTCCACCGGCCGGCTCACGGAGGTGGCGCGCTACACGCCGCTCTATCAGCGCTACAAGGGCGCGGTGCGGCTGTCCCGGGTGTACGTGCGGCCGGATCAAATCGAGGACGCGCGCAACATGATGGCGCGTCTGCTTGGACAGGTGGTGCGGGAATGA
- a CDS encoding D-alanine--D-alanine ligase family protein — protein MPRMHIAILYNRDHEQLEDDPGREARADVMRVASALSEALTQDGTQVELVPVTGSRLEFVDVLARMQPDLVINLCESVAADSRAETIIPCLLDMLGLPYTGASALSLTLALHKDKAKELLKARGVSTPGFARVDRLEDLDAVTLPFPLIVKPAREDASVGITSDSVVHDREGLRRAVDAVLRTFQQPALVEQFIAGREIYVPLLGNSPRRALPLSEIRFGQLFADRPNIVTYAGKWETGSPEYVNTPSGPCLLTDTVLEARLVQTAMDAFAALEGRDYGRVDMRVTPEGVPYVIDINPNCDLHPEAGFAKAARSAGIDYRTLARQLVAIALERHHGHPTARRKGPGAPRLPDSSNRNLLPGRAGVRHRARRSRASAE, from the coding sequence ATGCCCCGCATGCACATCGCCATCCTGTACAACCGAGACCATGAGCAGTTGGAGGACGACCCGGGTCGGGAGGCGCGAGCAGACGTGATGCGAGTGGCCTCCGCGCTCTCCGAGGCCCTCACCCAAGATGGAACCCAGGTCGAGCTCGTTCCCGTCACGGGCTCCCGGCTGGAGTTCGTGGACGTGCTCGCCCGGATGCAGCCCGACCTGGTCATCAACCTCTGCGAGTCCGTGGCGGCGGACAGTCGGGCGGAAACCATCATCCCCTGCCTGCTGGACATGCTGGGGCTGCCCTACACGGGCGCATCCGCGCTCTCGCTCACCCTCGCCCTGCACAAGGACAAGGCCAAGGAGCTGCTCAAGGCGCGCGGCGTCTCCACCCCGGGCTTCGCGCGGGTGGACCGGCTCGAGGACCTGGACGCGGTGACCCTGCCCTTCCCGCTCATCGTCAAGCCGGCGCGCGAGGATGCCAGCGTGGGCATCACGAGCGACTCGGTGGTGCACGACCGGGAGGGCCTGCGCCGCGCGGTGGACGCGGTGCTGCGCACCTTCCAGCAGCCCGCGCTCGTCGAGCAGTTCATCGCCGGCCGCGAAATCTACGTGCCACTGCTGGGCAACTCGCCCCGCCGGGCCCTGCCCCTGTCGGAGATCCGCTTCGGCCAGCTCTTCGCCGACCGGCCCAACATCGTCACCTACGCGGGCAAGTGGGAGACCGGCTCGCCCGAGTACGTGAACACCCCCTCCGGCCCCTGTCTGCTGACGGACACCGTCCTGGAGGCGCGGCTCGTCCAGACGGCGATGGACGCCTTCGCCGCGCTGGAGGGCCGGGACTATGGACGCGTGGACATGCGCGTCACCCCCGAGGGCGTGCCCTACGTCATCGACATCAACCCCAACTGCGATCTCCACCCGGAGGCGGGCTTCGCCAAGGCCGCGCGCTCGGCCGGAATCGACTACCGCACCCTCGCCCGGCAGCTCGTGGCGATCGCCCTCGAGAGACACCATGGACATCCGACCGCTCGCAGAAAAGGACCGGGAGCCCCTCGCCTCCCTGATTCATCGAATCGAAACCTTCTCCCAGGACGAGCAGGTGTGCGCCATCGAGCTCGTCGATCTCGCGCTTCAGCCGAATAA
- a CDS encoding cob(I)yrinic acid a,c-diamide adenosyltransferase, with product MKIYTKTGDKGETGLFGGGRVRKDSVRVDAYGEVDELNAALGLARSLSMPSDLDALLQRLQEQLFTVGAVLATPPGTKASGFIPPLKSEWVTDMERAIDTFEGELSPMTHFILPAGVQASAALHLARTVCRRAERRVLTALSEGEASDDVLSFLNRLSDLLFVMARVANRRAGVEDVKWIPEKPTT from the coding sequence TTGAAGATCTATACGAAGACTGGAGACAAGGGAGAGACGGGCCTGTTCGGTGGAGGACGGGTCCGCAAGGACAGCGTCCGCGTGGACGCCTACGGTGAGGTGGACGAGCTGAACGCCGCGCTGGGGCTGGCGCGCTCCCTGTCCATGCCGAGCGACCTGGATGCCCTGCTCCAGCGCCTGCAGGAGCAGCTCTTCACCGTGGGCGCGGTGCTGGCCACGCCTCCCGGCACCAAGGCCTCCGGCTTCATTCCCCCGCTCAAGAGCGAGTGGGTCACGGACATGGAGCGGGCGATCGACACCTTCGAGGGCGAGCTGTCCCCCATGACGCACTTCATCCTGCCCGCGGGCGTCCAGGCGTCCGCCGCGCTGCATCTGGCGCGCACGGTGTGCCGGCGGGCCGAGCGTCGCGTGCTCACCGCCCTGAGCGAGGGCGAGGCGTCCGATGACGTGCTGTCCTTCCTCAACCGGCTCTCGGACCTGCTCTTCGTCATGGCGCGGGTGGCCAACCGCCGGGCGGGTGTCGAGGACGTGAAGTGGATTCCGGAGAAGCCCACGACCTAG
- the queG gene encoding tRNA epoxyqueuosine(34) reductase QueG codes for MGYVEAVPPLSTKHLRQLSTQAGFDLVGFARAEPIPGDFFLEWLAAGCDADMDWLGERTAERLDVSLLLPGARTVIAFATNYYREEPRTEDSPIARYARGRDYHSTLRDSLKSFRRRLKEAYPEVRDYGGVDSGPMMEKVWAARAGLGYVGKNGCFITEPLGSWVVLAVLILDAEVDTYADGPTVDRCGSCHLCIMSCPTGALLGQGRVDARACLSFQTIENRHGEVPESFRVEMDNLIFGCDICQDVCPLNRRPVVTPNERFAPRAVAELGVMELAALTPEQYSQLIPGTALARAKYDGLRRNAVYALGAAKRLEARPLLERLREDPSEVVRHAAAWALLHLHP; via the coding sequence TTGGGTTATGTAGAAGCCGTGCCCCCGCTGTCCACCAAACATCTCCGCCAGCTCTCCACCCAGGCGGGCTTCGATCTCGTGGGCTTCGCGCGCGCCGAGCCCATCCCGGGTGACTTCTTCCTGGAGTGGTTGGCGGCTGGCTGCGACGCCGACATGGACTGGCTGGGCGAGCGGACGGCCGAGCGGCTCGACGTCTCGCTGCTGCTGCCCGGCGCGCGCACGGTGATCGCCTTCGCGACCAACTACTACCGGGAGGAGCCCCGGACGGAGGACTCGCCCATCGCCCGCTACGCGCGGGGCCGGGACTACCACTCCACCCTGCGCGACAGCCTGAAGTCCTTCCGCCGCCGGCTCAAGGAGGCATACCCCGAGGTGCGCGACTACGGCGGCGTGGACTCGGGCCCGATGATGGAGAAGGTGTGGGCCGCCCGCGCCGGGCTGGGCTACGTGGGCAAGAATGGCTGCTTCATCACCGAGCCCCTGGGCTCGTGGGTGGTGCTGGCCGTGCTCATCCTCGACGCCGAGGTGGACACGTACGCCGACGGGCCCACCGTGGATCGTTGTGGCAGTTGCCACCTGTGCATCATGTCGTGCCCCACCGGGGCGCTGCTCGGCCAGGGGCGGGTGGACGCGCGGGCCTGTCTCTCCTTCCAGACCATCGAGAACCGCCACGGCGAGGTGCCCGAGTCCTTCCGGGTGGAGATGGACAACCTCATCTTCGGTTGCGACATCTGCCAGGACGTCTGCCCCCTCAACCGCCGGCCCGTTGTCACGCCCAACGAGCGCTTCGCTCCCCGGGCGGTGGCCGAGCTGGGGGTGATGGAACTCGCGGCGCTCACCCCCGAGCAGTACAGCCAGCTCATCCCCGGCACCGCGCTCGCCCGGGCCAAGTACGACGGCCTGCGCCGCAACGCCGTGTACGCACTCGGGGCCGCGAAACGTCTGGAGGCCCGGCCCCTGCTCGAGCGGCTGCGCGAGGATCCCAGCGAGGTGGTGCGCCACGCCGCCGCGTGGGCCCTGCTGCACCTCCATCCCTGA